The following proteins are encoded in a genomic region of Thermococcus pacificus:
- a CDS encoding acetate--CoA ligase family protein, giving the protein METPNLDFLFYPKSVAVIGASNVPGKIGNAIMRSITLRFEGRVYPVNVRGGEIEVNGKKFPVYKSIHEIPDEIDVAVIAVPAKFVPDVIDDCGKKGVKAAVVISAGFKEAGRTDLEEELVKRARKWGIRLVGPNCLGVTNLENGFDCNFNPPERQARPPFGKVAFMSQSGAFGAAILDWAASHKIGMSKFISLGNMADLDESDFMAYLGDDPKTGVITAYIEGVKDGRKFFNTAKQVTLKKPVVILKSGRTEAGAKAAASHTGSLAGSYRIYQAAFEQAGVLEAKSMRQLFNYAKALAMQRPAKGNHVAIVTNGGGAGVMMSDGLLERGMKLAELSEETNEKFRRDIGAGKLPEHMSYRNPIDVIGDAPSSRYEIAMRYALEDPNVDVLVVIALFQSPALDEGIVEAMERMKAYGKPIVFVAPGGDYPHKMARNIELKGIPVYETVEDGVDAVYALVRYGEWLKENGKL; this is encoded by the coding sequence ATGGAGACCCCGAATCTGGATTTCCTGTTTTACCCGAAGAGTGTCGCGGTCATCGGTGCCTCAAACGTGCCCGGAAAGATCGGAAACGCCATAATGCGTTCCATAACACTCCGATTTGAGGGAAGGGTCTATCCCGTCAATGTCAGGGGCGGCGAGATAGAGGTCAATGGAAAGAAGTTCCCGGTTTACAAGAGCATCCACGAGATACCGGACGAGATTGACGTTGCCGTCATAGCGGTTCCTGCCAAGTTCGTTCCCGACGTCATAGACGACTGCGGGAAGAAGGGCGTTAAAGCGGCAGTCGTCATCTCGGCCGGCTTCAAGGAGGCGGGAAGGACCGACCTTGAGGAGGAACTCGTCAAGAGGGCCAGGAAGTGGGGTATAAGGCTTGTCGGCCCGAACTGTCTGGGTGTGACCAACCTCGAGAACGGCTTTGACTGCAACTTCAACCCGCCTGAGAGGCAGGCGAGACCGCCCTTCGGAAAGGTCGCCTTCATGAGCCAGAGCGGTGCCTTTGGTGCCGCCATCCTCGACTGGGCCGCGAGCCACAAGATTGGAATGAGCAAGTTCATCAGCCTCGGCAACATGGCCGACCTCGACGAGAGCGACTTCATGGCATACCTCGGCGACGACCCAAAGACCGGCGTTATCACGGCCTACATTGAGGGGGTAAAGGACGGTAGGAAGTTCTTCAACACTGCCAAGCAGGTCACTCTGAAAAAGCCCGTCGTCATACTCAAGAGCGGCAGAACCGAGGCCGGAGCAAAGGCCGCCGCGAGCCACACAGGTTCGCTTGCCGGTTCCTACAGAATATACCAGGCCGCCTTCGAGCAGGCCGGCGTTTTAGAGGCGAAAAGCATGCGCCAGCTCTTCAACTATGCCAAGGCTTTGGCCATGCAGAGGCCAGCAAAAGGCAACCACGTGGCTATAGTCACGAACGGCGGTGGCGCCGGCGTTATGATGAGCGACGGCCTGCTTGAGCGCGGAATGAAGCTCGCCGAGCTGAGCGAAGAAACCAACGAGAAGTTCAGGAGAGATATCGGAGCTGGAAAGCTCCCCGAGCACATGAGCTACAGGAACCCAATAGACGTCATTGGAGATGCCCCATCCAGCAGATACGAGATAGCCATGCGCTACGCCCTGGAAGACCCCAACGTCGACGTCCTGGTGGTCATAGCGCTCTTCCAGAGCCCGGCCCTCGACGAGGGTATAGTCGAGGCCATGGAGAGGATGAAGGCCTACGGCAAGCCGATAGTCTTCGTTGCCCCAGGTGGAGACTACCCGCACAAGATGGCCAGGAACATCGAGCTCAAGGGAATCCCCGTCTACGAGACGGTAGAGGATGGTGTTGACGCCGTCTACGCCCTCGTCAGGTACGGCGAGTGGCTGAAGGAAAATGGAAAACTTTAA
- a CDS encoding tryptophan--tRNA ligase, giving the protein MDDFKVTPWDVEGVVDYAKLIVEFGTSPLTDELIQKTAELTKSELPIFFRRRFFFSHRDYDKVLADYESGKGFFLYTGRGPSGPMHIGHIIPFFATKWLQEKFDVNLYIQITDDEKFLFKEKLTFDETKRWAYENILDIIAVGFDPDRTFIFQNSEFTKIYEMAIPIAKKINFSMAKAVFGFNEQSKIGMIFYPAIQAAPTFFEKKRCLIPAAIDQDPYWRLQRDFAESLGYYKTAAIHSKFVPGLTSLGGKMSASKPETAVYLTDDPEEAGKKIWKFALTGGRATAKEQRENGGEPEKCVVFKWFEIFFEPDDEKLMERYRACKSGELLCGQCKRELIERVQKFLKEHQERRKKAEKQVEKFKYTGELAREQWDKAVPEALKN; this is encoded by the coding sequence ATGGACGACTTTAAGGTTACCCCATGGGACGTTGAGGGTGTAGTGGACTACGCGAAGCTGATAGTCGAGTTCGGGACGAGCCCGCTCACGGACGAGCTGATTCAAAAGACGGCCGAGCTGACGAAGAGCGAACTCCCGATATTCTTCAGGAGGCGCTTTTTCTTTTCCCACAGGGACTATGACAAGGTTTTGGCAGACTACGAGAGCGGAAAGGGCTTCTTCCTCTACACCGGAAGGGGTCCGAGCGGCCCGATGCACATAGGCCACATAATACCGTTCTTTGCAACGAAATGGCTCCAGGAGAAGTTCGACGTCAACCTCTACATCCAGATAACCGACGACGAGAAGTTCCTATTCAAGGAAAAGCTCACCTTCGACGAGACCAAGCGCTGGGCCTACGAAAACATCCTTGACATCATAGCGGTTGGCTTCGACCCGGACAGGACGTTCATCTTCCAGAACAGCGAGTTCACGAAGATCTACGAGATGGCAATCCCAATAGCCAAAAAGATAAACTTCTCGATGGCCAAAGCGGTTTTCGGCTTCAACGAGCAGAGCAAGATTGGAATGATTTTCTATCCGGCGATACAGGCGGCGCCTACCTTCTTCGAGAAGAAGCGCTGTCTGATTCCAGCTGCCATTGACCAGGACCCCTACTGGAGGCTCCAGAGGGACTTCGCGGAGAGCCTTGGCTACTACAAGACCGCGGCAATCCACTCCAAGTTCGTGCCCGGCCTAACCAGCCTCGGCGGCAAGATGAGTGCGAGCAAGCCGGAAACGGCCGTCTACCTCACAGACGACCCGGAGGAAGCCGGTAAGAAGATATGGAAGTTCGCCCTGACCGGTGGAAGGGCCACCGCCAAGGAACAGAGGGAGAATGGAGGAGAGCCTGAGAAGTGCGTCGTCTTCAAATGGTTCGAGATATTCTTCGAGCCGGACGACGAAAAGCTCATGGAGCGCTATCGTGCCTGCAAGAGCGGCGAACTGCTCTGTGGCCAGTGCAAGCGCGAGCTGATTGAGCGCGTCCAGAAGTTCCTCAAGGAGCATCAGGAGAGGAGAAAGAAGGCCGAGAAGCAGGTCGAGAAGTTCAAGTACACTGGCGAACTCGCGAGGGAGCAGTGGGATAAGGCGGTGCCGGAGGCGTTGAAGAATTAA
- a CDS encoding DUF211 domain-containing protein — protein sequence MAKGIRLLVLDVLKPHQPMVTELALGLSELEGVDGVNITLVEIDKETENVKITIVGDNLDYEEIVRTIEEFGGVVHSIDMVAAGRRIVEEGETPQDKLEEY from the coding sequence ATGGCGAAGGGGATAAGGCTGCTGGTTCTGGACGTGCTTAAGCCACACCAACCGATGGTGACGGAGCTGGCCCTCGGGCTCAGCGAGCTGGAAGGCGTCGACGGGGTCAACATTACGCTGGTGGAGATAGACAAGGAAACGGAGAACGTCAAGATAACCATAGTCGGTGACAATCTTGACTACGAAGAGATCGTCAGGACCATAGAAGAGTTTGGCGGCGTCGTTCACAGCATAGACATGGTTGCGGCAGGAAGGAGGATAGTTGAAGAGGGTGAAACCCCCCAGGACAAGCTGGAGGAGTACTGA
- a CDS encoding winged helix-turn-helix domain-containing protein has product MAKVKVITDPEVIKLMLEDTRRRILSLLRNKEMTISQLSEILGKTPQTIYHHIEKLKEAGLVEVKRTEMKGNLVEKYYGRTADAFYINLYLGDEELRYFARSRLKTKLEIFKALGYEFNDEELLNTMDELLKKEHEYKTEISKEIEANEERLKDFPDEDIIHAIEWLSMAKMGRDEETLALLRRLGEILKK; this is encoded by the coding sequence ATGGCAAAGGTGAAGGTCATAACTGACCCAGAGGTCATAAAATTGATGCTGGAAGACACGAGGAGGAGAATCCTCAGTCTACTCCGTAACAAGGAGATGACAATTTCCCAGCTCAGCGAAATCCTCGGAAAGACGCCTCAGACTATATACCACCACATTGAGAAGCTCAAGGAAGCTGGCTTGGTAGAGGTCAAGAGGACCGAGATGAAGGGCAATCTCGTCGAGAAATACTACGGGAGAACCGCCGACGCGTTCTACATCAACCTCTACCTCGGCGACGAAGAGCTCCGCTACTTCGCCCGTTCTCGCCTGAAGACGAAGCTGGAGATATTCAAAGCCCTAGGCTATGAGTTCAACGATGAGGAACTTCTCAATACAATGGACGAGCTGCTCAAGAAGGAGCACGAGTACAAGACAGAGATATCCAAGGAGATAGAGGCCAACGAGGAGAGGCTCAAAGACTTCCCGGACGAGGACATAATCCACGCCATTGAATGGCTTTCAATGGCCAAGATGGGGCGCGATGAGGAGACCCTCGCGCTCCTGCGCAGGCTGGGAGAAATACTTAAAAAATGA
- a CDS encoding ABC transporter permease subunit, whose amino-acid sequence MRLPIRTLTRLVAVYLGVLLVIVLVAGASSNKVAWEYTHEAVRHIRNSNPAFYEELERNATREGLTVEEYYYRAITKAKGVRTDNLLLMGIDLLRKSFDYYRQDPKYDFVHVIEVSLAVMGLAIVLTILLGIFLGFKLTNGRFLGTAEGLARFFNGLPSWWIGAVLIAVFAVELELFPIAGLRSTPPKEGFDDLLDVLWHLVLPVSTLVFVYVWEFIVTVAHEVRNELGKPYVLTERAKGLPEGIIYRKHVLRNVSIVLSSFTVQKFVEMFTDYIVIDVLFGLGGLGTLLRASFVRTIVPAIGVVVRFDYSLFFVVTLTITTITFLFSLLLELIKGILDPRVS is encoded by the coding sequence ATGAGACTCCCAATCAGAACCCTGACCAGGCTGGTGGCAGTCTATCTCGGCGTTCTTCTCGTGATAGTCCTGGTGGCAGGTGCCAGCTCCAACAAGGTAGCCTGGGAGTACACCCATGAGGCCGTTCGCCATATCCGCAACTCCAACCCTGCCTTCTACGAAGAGCTCGAGAGGAACGCCACAAGGGAGGGGCTGACGGTTGAGGAGTACTACTATCGCGCAATCACAAAGGCGAAGGGAGTCCGAACCGACAACCTTCTCCTCATGGGGATAGACCTCCTCAGGAAGAGTTTCGATTACTACCGCCAGGACCCCAAGTACGACTTCGTCCACGTCATAGAGGTGAGCCTCGCCGTCATGGGGTTGGCTATTGTCCTGACTATTCTCCTGGGCATCTTCCTTGGCTTCAAGCTGACAAACGGGAGGTTTCTTGGGACGGCAGAGGGACTGGCGCGCTTCTTCAATGGACTGCCCTCCTGGTGGATAGGGGCTGTTCTGATAGCGGTCTTCGCCGTCGAGCTTGAGCTTTTCCCCATCGCCGGTCTGAGGAGCACTCCACCAAAAGAGGGCTTCGATGACCTCCTCGACGTCCTCTGGCACCTTGTCCTTCCGGTTTCCACGCTTGTGTTCGTCTACGTCTGGGAGTTCATTGTCACTGTAGCCCACGAGGTGAGGAACGAGCTTGGAAAGCCCTACGTCCTGACTGAGAGGGCAAAGGGCCTTCCTGAAGGTATAATTTACAGGAAGCATGTCCTTAGAAACGTTTCCATCGTCCTGAGCTCCTTCACGGTTCAGAAGTTCGTGGAGATGTTCACGGATTACATAGTCATAGACGTCCTCTTTGGCCTCGGCGGCCTCGGGACGCTCCTCAGGGCCAGCTTCGTCAGGACGATAGTCCCGGCCATAGGCGTCGTTGTGCGCTTTGACTACAGCTTGTTCTTCGTCGTGACGCTCACCATAACCACCATAACCTTCCTCTTCTCCCTGCTGCTCGAATTGATCAAGGGGATACTCGATCCAAGGGTGAGCTGA
- a CDS encoding cell division protein, translating to MGMKKLAGNVLLTAGLIAGSIAAARIPPMWGGLAASLAVMGAGIVLRRQGAREELHRAAESGTGGVGELERLLGEAIGRLEKILDAPAEKAHAELTKILEELDEFAEKAQPLRIEGLMTYGKIMSIFSRGERALNRAWSAFADGYEKEGRKYLRYGYEDLKETLAAVRAMKA from the coding sequence ATGGGAATGAAGAAGCTCGCAGGAAACGTCCTCCTCACCGCCGGCCTCATAGCCGGTTCAATAGCCGCCGCCAGGATACCGCCCATGTGGGGCGGTCTGGCCGCTTCACTCGCCGTTATGGGGGCTGGAATAGTCCTCAGGCGCCAGGGTGCCAGGGAAGAGCTCCACAGGGCCGCCGAGAGTGGAACCGGTGGGGTCGGGGAGCTAGAGAGGCTACTCGGAGAGGCCATAGGCAGACTTGAGAAGATCCTCGACGCCCCGGCTGAGAAGGCCCACGCCGAGCTCACCAAGATACTCGAGGAGCTCGACGAGTTCGCCGAGAAGGCCCAGCCGCTCCGCATTGAGGGCCTCATGACCTATGGAAAGATCATGAGCATCTTCAGCAGGGGCGAAAGGGCCCTCAACAGGGCCTGGAGTGCCTTCGCCGACGGTTACGAGAAAGAGGGGAGGAAGTACCTCCGCTACGGCTATGAGGATCTCAAGGAGACCCTCGCAGCCGTCAGGGCCATGAAGGCCTGA
- the trm14 gene encoding tRNA (guanine(6)-N2)-methyltransferase: protein MRLLLTTSQGIEDLAKAEVENLLSELGVPFRVEEKPLGVEGRVLAEVGEAFYTDEKGRKRELSVGTYLNERSRLLHRVIVEMASDRFEGIGEDEPEKALGRIEDFVASLPVERFVKVSESFAVRSFRKGEHKITSLDISRTVGKAIFDRLSRFGTPRVNLDHPAVIFRTELVGEVFFLGIDTTGDSSLHKRPWRVYDHPAHLKASIANALIELAEPDGGSFIDPFCGSGTIPIELALRGYSGRVICLEKYRKHLRGAEMNALSAGVYDKIEFILGDATKLSEYVDRVDFAVSNLPYGLKIGRKSMIPKLYMDFFGELAKVLEKRGVFITTEKKAIEKAIEENGFEIKHHRLIGHGGLMVHTYVIE from the coding sequence ATGAGGCTACTGCTCACCACATCACAGGGAATCGAAGATCTGGCAAAGGCTGAAGTTGAGAATCTGCTCTCGGAACTTGGAGTTCCGTTTCGAGTGGAGGAGAAGCCCCTCGGCGTTGAAGGTCGTGTTTTAGCAGAGGTTGGCGAGGCCTTCTACACCGACGAGAAAGGCCGGAAGAGGGAGCTGAGCGTTGGCACTTATCTCAACGAGCGCTCAAGGCTCCTCCACAGGGTCATAGTCGAGATGGCGAGTGACAGGTTTGAGGGGATTGGAGAGGATGAGCCTGAAAAAGCTCTGGGGAGAATAGAGGATTTTGTGGCTTCCCTTCCAGTGGAGCGCTTCGTAAAGGTGAGCGAAAGCTTCGCCGTCAGGAGCTTTAGGAAAGGAGAACATAAGATAACGAGCCTTGATATATCCAGAACTGTTGGAAAAGCCATCTTTGACCGCCTATCCCGCTTCGGAACACCGAGGGTCAACCTCGACCACCCGGCGGTTATCTTCAGGACGGAGCTTGTAGGGGAGGTTTTCTTCCTTGGAATAGACACGACCGGCGATTCATCGCTCCACAAGAGGCCCTGGCGCGTTTACGACCACCCAGCCCACCTCAAGGCCAGCATAGCTAACGCTCTCATAGAGCTGGCGGAACCCGATGGAGGTTCATTCATTGACCCCTTCTGTGGTTCTGGGACCATTCCAATCGAGCTCGCCCTGAGGGGCTATTCCGGAAGGGTAATCTGCCTCGAGAAGTACCGGAAGCACCTCCGCGGGGCGGAGATGAACGCCCTCTCGGCCGGCGTTTATGACAAAATCGAGTTCATCCTCGGCGACGCGACGAAGCTGAGCGAGTACGTTGATAGGGTTGATTTTGCGGTGAGCAATCTCCCCTACGGCCTCAAGATAGGGCGGAAGAGCATGATACCCAAGCTCTACATGGATTTCTTTGGTGAACTCGCCAAAGTCCTCGAGAAACGCGGCGTCTTCATAACGACTGAAAAGAAGGCGATAGAAAAGGCGATAGAGGAGAACGGCTTCGAGATCAAACACCACCGCCTAATCGGCCACGGCGGGCTGATGGTTCACACCTACGTGATAGAATAG
- a CDS encoding NAD(P)H-hydrate dehydratase codes for MRIEDVYIWDINAKWLGITPYQLMENAGAGVARVIEERFGKGLKIAVFSGTGNNGGDGFVTARHLSFENEVALFLVGDEAKIRSEEARHNWEILKGLDFVEIKVLKDSAYIRSLDLSGFDVIVDALLGAGTKGEPREPIRSAIEKINEYAGEVRIVSVDLPSGYPSKIRVKADFAVTFQWDKEEYEGFERVVVKIGYPRELYHLVGPGDAKFALRKRGEHKGQNGKLLVIGGSEDYFGAPYLASKAASYLVDLVYLAMPEYSAKRISDPDLILRPVEGRDFVPGHVDTLLKLAEKVDAIVIGPGLGLSDETKAFVREFVKHCAKPMVIDADGLKAVAEDLSVLRGKTFVLTPHAGEFRVLFGVGPEGPLAEKAELVMEKAGEIGGTILLKGAYDVISDGKTWKYNKTGNMGMTTGGTGDVLAGLVGALLALGNKPLRAASVGAFLNGLAGDMVKEELGENFTALEMAKKVPHTVKWALEF; via the coding sequence ATGCGCATCGAAGACGTCTACATCTGGGACATCAACGCCAAATGGCTCGGCATAACCCCTTACCAGCTTATGGAGAACGCAGGGGCGGGCGTTGCGCGGGTGATTGAGGAGAGATTTGGGAAGGGTCTTAAGATAGCGGTCTTCTCCGGAACTGGAAACAACGGCGGCGATGGCTTTGTCACTGCCAGGCATCTCAGCTTCGAGAACGAGGTTGCCCTCTTCTTGGTCGGCGACGAGGCTAAGATACGGAGCGAGGAGGCTAGGCATAACTGGGAGATTCTGAAGGGCCTCGACTTTGTGGAAATCAAAGTCCTCAAGGACTCCGCTTACATAAGGTCGCTCGACCTCTCGGGCTTTGACGTCATTGTCGATGCCCTCCTCGGGGCCGGGACTAAGGGAGAGCCGAGGGAACCGATACGCTCGGCGATCGAGAAGATAAACGAGTACGCTGGAGAAGTTAGGATAGTCAGCGTTGACCTCCCGAGCGGCTACCCCTCGAAAATCCGCGTTAAAGCTGACTTTGCGGTGACGTTCCAGTGGGACAAGGAGGAGTACGAAGGCTTTGAGCGTGTTGTTGTCAAGATAGGCTACCCGAGGGAGCTCTACCACCTCGTCGGGCCGGGTGATGCAAAGTTCGCGCTGAGGAAGAGGGGCGAGCACAAGGGCCAGAACGGAAAGCTGCTCGTGATAGGAGGGAGCGAGGACTACTTTGGGGCGCCTTACCTCGCCTCTAAGGCCGCTTCTTATCTGGTGGACCTAGTTTACCTCGCTATGCCCGAGTATTCCGCGAAGAGGATAAGCGACCCCGACTTAATCCTCCGCCCGGTCGAGGGGAGGGACTTTGTCCCGGGGCACGTGGATACTCTCCTTAAACTCGCCGAGAAGGTAGACGCAATCGTCATTGGCCCAGGCCTTGGACTCAGTGATGAAACCAAGGCCTTCGTAAGGGAGTTCGTGAAGCACTGTGCTAAGCCAATGGTGATAGACGCCGACGGGCTGAAGGCGGTGGCTGAGGACTTAAGCGTTCTCAGGGGCAAGACCTTCGTCCTGACTCCCCACGCCGGCGAATTCAGGGTGTTATTCGGCGTGGGGCCCGAGGGGCCACTCGCGGAGAAGGCGGAGCTCGTGATGGAAAAGGCCGGGGAGATAGGGGGAACGATACTCCTCAAGGGTGCCTACGACGTCATAAGCGACGGGAAGACATGGAAGTACAACAAAACCGGGAACATGGGCATGACGACCGGAGGAACCGGGGACGTTTTGGCGGGCCTAGTTGGTGCCCTGCTAGCCCTCGGAAACAAACCGCTGAGGGCTGCATCGGTTGGAGCGTTTCTCAACGGCCTCGCTGGGGATATGGTGAAGGAAGAACTCGGGGAGAACTTCACCGCACTGGAGATGGCTAAAAAAGTCCCCCACACAGTCAAGTGGGCTTTGGAGTTCTGA
- a CDS encoding OPT family oligopeptide transporter: MADANWKRGDSDENYREITPAAVILGVIWGAFMAASFTYAGMIMGFTSGGSAIAAIVGWGVLRGILKKGTIVENNIVQTIASAVNISVSGVIFTIPALYIMGLHQEINTAYFFLATAAGAILGITFIIPLRKQMIEIDRLRFPTGTAVATVLKTPGSGIEKARLLFLGMGISALVYLIQQFPVLGLPEIIPEYIDLGAILHLPDWVSLAMALSLMVFGMGLITGRNGLIVLAGGVLSYYIITPIVKSLGWLPSDVTGSAVSDFVYANMTRPLGIGMLLGGSIAGLILSMPVIIVALRSIANASRLGTGRNEELPIKYLYAGITLAFLLLLVTTYKLGNLGIGRSLLTAIVGVAWIFVASLLVAMSTGMTDWSPVSGLSLVSVMILLYLTGKQVPLTILLGATVGVAISGAADMMQDLKTGHLVGGIPSRQQKVELLTAWIGPIIALTVVDLIWKAYGIGNETVPAPQAMALKSMVDSILGGNVPVDKFIAGGILGFALSLSGIPGLGVLVGLSMYLPMLYILPYGLGCIAHEVVKRKKGSEFITEKVLPVAAGLMVGEAAMTLLFAVLTVAGVIHP, from the coding sequence ATGGCTGATGCCAACTGGAAGCGTGGTGATTCGGATGAAAACTACCGCGAAATAACTCCCGCGGCCGTGATTCTCGGCGTTATCTGGGGCGCCTTCATGGCGGCCAGCTTCACCTACGCGGGAATGATAATGGGCTTCACCTCCGGCGGTTCTGCCATAGCTGCAATCGTCGGCTGGGGAGTCCTCAGGGGAATCCTCAAGAAGGGCACGATAGTGGAGAACAACATCGTCCAGACCATCGCCTCCGCAGTCAACATATCGGTCTCAGGAGTCATCTTTACCATACCGGCCCTTTACATCATGGGGCTGCACCAGGAGATAAACACCGCATACTTCTTCCTCGCCACCGCGGCCGGAGCAATACTCGGAATCACCTTCATCATACCGCTAAGGAAGCAGATGATCGAAATAGACAGGCTCCGCTTCCCGACTGGAACCGCTGTTGCAACCGTCCTCAAGACTCCTGGAAGCGGAATCGAGAAGGCCAGGCTCCTCTTCCTCGGCATGGGGATCAGTGCCCTCGTCTACCTCATCCAGCAGTTCCCCGTGCTCGGCCTCCCGGAGATCATTCCTGAGTACATCGACCTCGGTGCTATACTCCACCTCCCTGACTGGGTCAGTTTAGCCATGGCCCTCTCGCTGATGGTCTTTGGTATGGGTCTCATCACCGGAAGGAACGGTCTCATAGTTCTCGCCGGTGGAGTACTCTCCTACTACATCATAACCCCGATAGTTAAGAGCCTCGGCTGGCTCCCGAGCGACGTCACCGGCAGCGCAGTCAGTGACTTCGTCTACGCCAACATGACCAGGCCGCTCGGTATCGGTATGCTCCTCGGCGGTTCGATAGCCGGTCTTATCCTCTCGATGCCGGTCATCATAGTTGCTCTCAGGAGCATAGCCAACGCGAGCAGGCTCGGCACCGGCAGGAACGAGGAGCTCCCGATCAAGTACCTCTACGCCGGAATAACCCTCGCCTTCCTGCTGCTCCTCGTCACCACCTACAAGCTTGGCAACCTCGGCATCGGCAGGAGCCTGCTCACCGCCATCGTCGGTGTCGCCTGGATATTCGTCGCCTCACTGCTCGTGGCAATGTCCACCGGAATGACCGACTGGAGCCCCGTCTCGGGCCTCTCACTCGTGTCGGTCATGATACTCCTCTACCTTACTGGCAAGCAGGTGCCGCTGACCATACTCCTCGGCGCCACCGTCGGCGTCGCCATATCCGGTGCGGCCGACATGATGCAGGATCTCAAGACCGGCCACCTCGTCGGAGGCATACCGTCCAGGCAGCAGAAGGTTGAGCTGCTCACCGCCTGGATAGGCCCGATAATAGCCCTCACCGTCGTTGACCTCATCTGGAAGGCCTACGGCATCGGCAACGAGACCGTCCCAGCACCTCAGGCAATGGCCCTCAAGTCCATGGTCGATTCCATCCTCGGCGGAAACGTCCCCGTTGACAAGTTCATCGCCGGAGGAATCCTCGGCTTCGCACTCTCGCTCAGCGGGATCCCGGGACTCGGAGTCCTCGTCGGACTCTCGATGTACCTGCCGATGCTCTACATCCTGCCCTACGGACTCGGCTGTATCGCCCACGAGGTCGTCAAGAGGAAGAAGGGCAGTGAGTTCATAACCGAGAAAGTCCTCCCAGTCGCCGCAGGACTGATGGTCGGTGAGGCAGCTATGACCCTCCTCTTCGCAGTTCTCACCGTTGCAGGAGTCATCCACCCGTGA
- a CDS encoding fumarylacetoacetate hydrolase family protein, giving the protein MVRLPFRDTYYELRPSKIVALAKNYAEHAKEMESDVPERPVFFLKPPSALIGPGEPIILPRMSKRVDHEVELAVIIGKRAKRVPAEKAMDYVLGYTIMLDITARDLQAEAKKKGLPWTISKGFDTFAPVGPRVVDRRELNITDLEIGLKVNGQLRQLGRTSQMVFKVPELIEYISSVMTLEPGDIIATGTPAGIGPLRHGDRVEAWIEGIGMIEFDVLAEDSILC; this is encoded by the coding sequence ATGGTCAGACTGCCGTTCCGAGATACCTACTACGAACTTCGCCCGAGCAAGATAGTGGCCCTCGCTAAAAACTACGCCGAGCACGCTAAGGAGATGGAAAGCGATGTCCCGGAAAGGCCGGTCTTCTTCCTCAAGCCCCCTTCAGCCCTGATAGGCCCTGGAGAGCCAATAATCCTTCCTAGGATGAGCAAAAGGGTTGACCACGAGGTCGAGCTGGCGGTGATAATCGGGAAGCGCGCGAAGCGCGTTCCAGCGGAAAAGGCGATGGACTACGTTTTAGGCTACACAATAATGCTCGACATAACCGCCAGAGACCTTCAGGCAGAGGCGAAGAAAAAGGGCCTCCCCTGGACGATTTCCAAGGGCTTCGATACATTCGCCCCCGTCGGCCCAAGGGTCGTTGACAGGCGCGAGTTAAACATTACCGACCTCGAAATCGGCCTTAAGGTGAACGGCCAGCTGAGACAGCTCGGAAGGACGAGCCAGATGGTCTTCAAGGTTCCGGAGCTGATTGAGTACATAAGCTCCGTCATGACGCTAGAGCCGGGCGATATCATAGCCACTGGAACTCCTGCCGGAATCGGCCCGCTGAGGCACGGCGATAGAGTGGAAGCGTGGATAGAAGGGATTGGAATGATCGAGTTCGACGTTCTGGCCGAGGACTCGATACTGTGCTGA
- a CDS encoding ArsR/SmtB family transcription factor, giving the protein MREVLIITDPETVKVLSEETRFKILQLLRMRPMTISELSETLKRDRTTIYRHIKTLEKAGLVEELESQGNERIYSRSARLFLIKADPDESIEQFRQAYLQVEAEKLVQILEKAGFRVKDRGELVRLAKQVLDEIEIRSQPVVKRISQAEIELTEVELFHLLNMLVFMQSCELCEKARRARELMEL; this is encoded by the coding sequence GTGAGGGAAGTTTTGATTATCACGGATCCAGAGACGGTTAAGGTGCTCTCGGAAGAGACCCGGTTCAAGATACTGCAGCTCCTGCGAATGAGACCGATGACGATAAGCGAGCTCAGTGAGACACTCAAAAGGGACAGGACGACGATTTATCGACACATCAAGACCCTCGAAAAGGCCGGCCTTGTAGAGGAGCTCGAGAGCCAAGGCAACGAGAGGATCTACTCCAGAAGCGCCCGGCTCTTCCTTATAAAGGCCGATCCGGACGAAAGTATAGAGCAGTTCAGGCAGGCTTATCTCCAGGTCGAGGCGGAGAAGCTCGTCCAGATACTAGAGAAGGCAGGGTTCAGGGTAAAGGACAGGGGGGAGCTAGTCAGGCTCGCCAAGCAGGTTCTCGATGAGATCGAGATACGCTCCCAGCCGGTAGTCAAGAGAATATCCCAGGCGGAGATAGAGCTTACAGAGGTGGAGCTCTTCCACCTCCTCAACATGCTCGTCTTCATGCAGAGCTGCGAGCTGTGTGAAAAGGCCAGACGGGCCAGAGAGCTCATGGAGCTCTGA